From Salmo salar chromosome ssa04, Ssal_v3.1, whole genome shotgun sequence, one genomic window encodes:
- the LOC106602549 gene encoding uncharacterized protein, translating to METLNEIDHLQSSGFGRPLPRHGLQLLHWFSNDYVTFNNDSEMVTVRNPKKKAFGFHRFFDTQLLPDQDLPCYQVGNLNAPGSENLPRDVRKNHTEHNDDNNIDRIIISLQSDRVLDRIYVTQHDHHRGAFDPQRTYRISKGLISIIRNLELDELLEQTGYSLPCPSSMATLNEMRHLQSSGFGTPRPRHGLHLLYWFAHNYVKFNKMGEMLTVCNPEKKVFGFHQFFDKIEEHDGQCNQLLPDHGLPYYEVGNLNAPGSRNLPRYVRKNHTGHDDDSNIDRIIISMQSDRVLDRIYVTQHDHHRGAFDPQHTYRISKGLISIIRNLELDELLEQTGYS from the coding sequence ATGGAGACACTGAACGAAATTGATCATCTCCAATCGTCTGGCTTTGGTAGACCCCTACCCAGACACGGCCTTCAACTCCTTCACTGGTTCTCCAACGACTATGTCACATTCAACAACGACAGCGAGATGGTGACAGTGCGCAACCCTAAGAAGAAGGCGTTCGGCTTCCACCGCTTCTTCGACACCCAACTGCTTCCAGACCAGGACTTACCGTGCTACCAAGTGGGCAATCTGAATGCCCCTGGTTCTGAGAACCTACCGCGTGATGTTCGCAAAAACCACACAGAACACAATGACGACAACAACATAGACCGGATCATCATCAGCCTCCAGTCAGACCGTGTATTGGACAGGATCTACGTGACCCAACATGATCATCACAGAGGTGCTTTTGACCCCCAGCGCACCTATCGCATCAGTAAGGGGTTGATCAGTATCATCCGTAATCTGGAGCTGGATGAGCTCCTGGAGCAGACTGGATACTCACTTCCTTGTCCTTCCTCCATGGCCACACTTAATGAAATGAGACACCTCCAGTCATCTGGCTTTGGTACACCCCGACCTAGACACGGTCTTCATCTCCTTTACTGGTTCGCCCACAACTACGTCAAATTCAACAAAATGGGTGAAATGTTGACAGTGTGCAACCCTGAGAAGAAGGTGTTTGGCTTCCACCAATTCTTTGACAAGATAGAGGAGCATGATGGCCAGTGTAACCAACTGCTACCAGACCATGGTTTACCATACTACGAAGTGGGCAATCTGAATGCCCCTGGGTCTAGGAACCTACCACGTTATGTCCGCAAAAACCACACGGGACACGATGACGACAGCAACATAGACCGGATCATCATCAGCATGCAGTCAGACCGTGTATTGGACAGAATCTACGTGACCCAACATGATCATCACAGAGGTGCTTTTGACCCCCAGCACACCTATCGCATCAGTAAGGGGTTGATCAGTATCATCCGTAATCTGGAGCTGGATGAACTCCTGGAGCAGACTGGATACTCTTAA
- the LOC123742429 gene encoding uncharacterized protein, with protein MPSFRRKIATLVYRDLTRGVIARTPLPPTWIEYIITMKTLKEIDHLQTSGFGRPRPRHGLHLLHWFAHDYVKINIKGEMVTVRNPKKKVFGFHRFFDNIVEHDGQRNQLLRDQGLPYYQVGNLKGPRSKNMPDYVSENHTRQNDDSNIDRIIISLKSDLVLDKIYVTQHDHYRGAFDPQHTYRISKGLISIIRNLELDELLEQTGYS; from the exons ATGCCATCTTTCAGAAGAAAAATAGCCACGTTGGTTTACAGAGACCTGACTAGAGGCGTGATAGCACGTACACCCTTGCCACCAACTTGGATCG AGTATATTATAACCATGAAGACACTGAAAGAAATTGATCACCTCCAAACGTCTGGCTTTGGTAGACCCCGGCCTAGACACGGCCTTCATCTCCTTCACTGGTTCGCCCATGACTACGTCAAAATCAACATAAAGGGTGAAATGGTGACAGTGCGAAACCCCAAGAAGAAGGTGTTTGGCTTTCACCGCTTCTTTGACAACATAGTGGAGCATGATGGCCAACGTAACCAACTGCTACGAGACCAGGGTTTACCGTACTACCAAGTGGGAAATCTGAAAGGCCCACGATCTAAGAACATGCCGGATTATGTCAGCGAAAACCACACAAGACAAAATGACGACAGCAACATAGACCGAATTATCATTAGCCTCAAGTCAGACCTGGTGTTGGACAAGATCTACGTGACccaacatgatcattacagaggTGCTTTTGACCCCCAGCACACCTATCGCATCAGTAAGGGGCTGATCAGTATCATCCGTAATCTGGAGCTGGATGAACTCCTGGAGCAGACTGGATACTCTTAA